The Armatimonas rosea genome includes a window with the following:
- a CDS encoding bifunctional YncE family protein/alkaline phosphatase family protein, producing the protein MISKRTLALSGALILGTSTALVARQRLDILKGGSLRLAATGWTISPVGSAHATMGDTLLSAALRPDGQLLAVTNGGGAAHGVSLIDTATGALKQQVKFGRTHAGLVWSPDGGTLFICGGNSGLIQVLTKQADGSYAPGAPLTVLDTKPIAAGTKKAKRQSGVYLGGITLAPSGKRLYAADLTSDTIVALNTDGTEKIERELEDGARPGALRPTADGKYLLCALWGKAQVLVLDAATLETKRTLKVGAHPNDLLLASDGRLFVSCGNDDSVYVFDFANLDVSASVRDEDSPQLEKIVTRLPQQSSPGATPSSLALSPDEKTLYVACSDINAVAVIATERRGGSKVAGFIPTAHYPTTVTVSSDGKKLFIGSSKGVGTGANPSEKPDPEYARGFSYILSLLSGVVSTVPTPDAKQLADHTRKCLANVPKVREPKPGSSAIPSKLGERSPIEHVLYIIKENRTYDQVLGDLGKGNGDKSLCLFGEDVTPNHHALAREYVTLDNLYCSGEVSVDGHHWSNAGIVPDFMQRTWPAQYGGKGAPPLNGGDSGDPLSMTPSGKIWDACQRAGVSYRTYYYHTKKNQSEEWAAARAKGERDSKAADIFIRELAEFEKNNNLPKFMVMALSEDHTRGATAGAFTPKASVASNDQGIGKIVEACSKSKYWSKLAIFIIEDDAQNGPDHVDAHRTVGLVVSPYTRLGRVDSTFYTTCSFLRSMELILNVPPLSVFDASATPLWASFGTKPDTTPYTCRPPKIDLNAKNPGGTSEAKESAELDLDEPDHLDQAEEQTLNKVIWESVKGKGVPYPGPTHRFLGMSTASPQAPRGY; encoded by the coding sequence ATGATAAGCAAACGCACCCTGGCTCTGAGTGGAGCCCTGATCCTTGGCACGAGCACGGCGCTGGTCGCGCGGCAGCGGCTGGATATCCTCAAGGGCGGCTCGCTGCGGCTGGCGGCGACGGGCTGGACGATCTCTCCCGTGGGGTCGGCACATGCGACGATGGGGGACACGCTGCTCTCTGCGGCGCTTCGGCCCGATGGCCAGCTCCTTGCGGTGACCAATGGCGGCGGCGCGGCACACGGGGTCAGCCTGATCGACACGGCGACCGGGGCGCTGAAGCAGCAGGTGAAGTTTGGGCGAACCCACGCGGGGCTGGTCTGGTCGCCCGATGGTGGGACTCTCTTTATCTGTGGCGGGAACTCCGGGCTGATCCAGGTCTTGACCAAGCAGGCCGATGGCAGCTACGCGCCCGGAGCGCCGCTGACCGTGCTCGACACCAAGCCCATTGCGGCGGGGACAAAGAAGGCAAAGCGCCAGAGCGGGGTCTATCTGGGGGGAATTACCCTGGCTCCCAGTGGCAAGCGCCTCTACGCCGCCGATCTCACGAGCGATACGATTGTCGCGCTGAATACCGATGGCACGGAGAAGATCGAGCGGGAGCTAGAGGACGGCGCAAGGCCGGGGGCGCTGAGGCCGACCGCGGACGGAAAGTATCTCCTCTGTGCGCTCTGGGGCAAGGCGCAGGTGCTGGTGCTGGATGCGGCGACCCTGGAGACCAAGCGGACCCTGAAAGTGGGGGCGCATCCCAACGACCTCCTGCTCGCCTCCGATGGCCGGCTCTTTGTCTCGTGTGGCAACGACGACTCGGTCTATGTGTTTGACTTTGCCAACCTCGATGTCTCGGCGTCGGTGCGCGATGAGGACTCGCCGCAGCTGGAGAAGATTGTCACGCGCCTGCCTCAGCAGAGCTCGCCGGGGGCTACGCCGTCGTCGCTGGCGCTCTCCCCCGACGAAAAGACCCTCTATGTCGCCTGCTCGGATATCAACGCGGTCGCCGTGATCGCCACCGAGCGCCGGGGCGGGAGCAAGGTCGCTGGGTTCATTCCCACCGCACACTACCCGACCACGGTGACGGTCTCCAGTGATGGGAAGAAGCTCTTTATCGGCAGTAGTAAGGGAGTCGGTACGGGGGCAAACCCCAGCGAGAAGCCCGACCCCGAGTACGCCCGCGGCTTTTCGTATATCCTGAGCCTGCTCAGTGGCGTGGTCTCCACGGTCCCGACCCCCGATGCCAAGCAGCTCGCCGACCACACGCGCAAGTGCCTTGCCAATGTCCCCAAGGTCCGCGAGCCCAAGCCCGGCAGTAGCGCGATTCCCAGCAAGCTCGGGGAGAGGTCTCCCATTGAGCACGTGCTCTACATCATCAAGGAGAACCGCACCTACGACCAGGTGCTGGGCGACCTGGGCAAGGGCAACGGCGATAAGAGCCTCTGTCTGTTCGGCGAGGATGTCACCCCCAACCACCACGCGCTGGCCCGTGAGTACGTCACGCTGGACAACCTCTACTGCTCTGGCGAGGTGAGTGTGGACGGCCACCACTGGAGCAACGCGGGGATTGTCCCGGACTTCATGCAGCGCACCTGGCCCGCGCAGTACGGCGGCAAGGGCGCACCCCCGCTCAATGGCGGCGACTCGGGCGACCCGCTCTCGATGACACCGTCGGGGAAGATCTGGGACGCCTGCCAGCGCGCTGGGGTGAGCTACCGGACCTACTACTACCACACCAAGAAGAACCAGAGCGAGGAGTGGGCCGCCGCCCGTGCCAAGGGCGAGCGCGACTCCAAGGCCGCCGATATCTTTATCCGTGAGCTGGCCGAGTTTGAGAAGAACAACAACCTCCCCAAGTTCATGGTCATGGCGCTCTCCGAGGACCACACCCGGGGCGCGACCGCGGGTGCGTTTACCCCCAAGGCCTCGGTGGCGTCCAACGACCAAGGAATCGGCAAGATTGTGGAGGCGTGTAGCAAGAGCAAGTACTGGAGCAAGCTGGCGATCTTCATTATCGAGGACGATGCCCAGAACGGCCCTGATCATGTCGATGCCCACCGAACTGTGGGGCTGGTGGTCTCGCCCTACACCCGCTTGGGGCGCGTGGACTCGACTTTCTACACCACCTGCTCGTTCTTGCGCTCGATGGAGCTGATCCTGAACGTGCCGCCGCTCTCGGTCTTTGATGCCAGTGCCACCCCGCTCTGGGCCAGCTTCGGCACCAAGCCCGACACCACTCCCTACACCTGCCGCCCGCCCAAGATCGACCTGAATGCCAAGAACCCCGGCGGCACGAGCGAGGCCAAGGAGTCGGCGGAGCTGGACCTCGACGAGCCCGACCACCTCGACCAGGCCGAGGAGCAGACCCTCAATAAGGTGATCTGGGAGAGTGTCAAGGGCAAGGGCGTCCCTTACCCCGGCCCGACCCACCGGTTCCTGGGGATGTCTACGGCTTCACCGCAAGCGCCCCGGGGATATTGA
- a CDS encoding S8 family serine peptidase, which yields MMTRSAFALLGLALVSLALQGCGGSSGTTSPTPTPSPTPSPNSALARGIVLRLQPGVDPAALAREYGLTLADGESDGSLYQFRQRDDDHEDRGSLTARMLKDPRFTDAEPDDGVRCPEGGSVTGDPIHVPFDFVGTSDSSYVSLSSNYGASTVNPNPSLQVGLSVSRSVRRSSSVTVAVLDTGVEASHPTLSGHLTTGYNAITPTAAPDDSADGSQNQARGHGTMVAGVIAQVAPDARIMPVRVLNADGTGTVFDVVRGLRWAVSHGASVVNLSFGTPTASRTLQNAIQDARKAGVVVVASAGNAGKEQRDYPAGFSDAIAVAAVDSTDQKSSFSNYGSHVALSAPGTAIRSTYIGGGFATWSGTSFAAPFVSGAAALVRAASPSLPADKVGDALTKSARSVDSVNPSYAGRIGKGVLNIPGALAVKP from the coding sequence ATGATGACGAGATCAGCATTTGCACTCCTGGGGCTCGCACTGGTGAGCCTCGCTCTCCAAGGCTGCGGCGGAAGCAGCGGCACGACAAGCCCCACGCCCACCCCGTCTCCGACTCCCTCGCCCAACAGCGCGCTGGCTCGGGGGATTGTCCTACGGCTCCAGCCCGGGGTCGACCCTGCGGCACTCGCACGTGAGTACGGCCTCACCCTCGCGGATGGCGAGTCCGACGGCAGCCTCTACCAGTTCCGGCAGCGCGACGACGACCACGAGGACCGGGGGAGCCTCACAGCGCGGATGCTCAAGGACCCCCGCTTCACCGATGCGGAGCCCGACGACGGCGTGCGCTGCCCCGAGGGCGGGAGTGTCACCGGCGACCCGATCCATGTCCCGTTTGACTTTGTCGGCACTTCCGATAGTAGCTATGTCTCGCTGTCGAGCAACTACGGTGCGTCGACGGTCAACCCCAACCCAAGCCTGCAAGTCGGGCTGAGCGTCTCGCGCAGTGTCCGCCGTAGCAGCTCCGTGACGGTTGCGGTGCTCGATACGGGGGTCGAGGCGAGCCACCCGACGCTCAGTGGGCACCTGACCACGGGCTACAACGCCATCACCCCCACAGCCGCCCCCGACGATAGTGCCGACGGCTCCCAGAACCAGGCGCGAGGCCACGGGACCATGGTCGCGGGCGTGATTGCACAGGTCGCCCCCGATGCCAGGATCATGCCGGTGCGGGTGCTCAACGCCGACGGCACCGGGACGGTCTTTGACGTGGTCCGGGGGCTGCGCTGGGCGGTCTCCCACGGCGCGAGCGTGGTCAACCTGAGCTTTGGAACCCCCACGGCCTCACGAACCCTGCAGAATGCAATCCAGGATGCCCGCAAAGCCGGGGTCGTGGTTGTCGCCTCCGCCGGCAACGCCGGCAAGGAGCAGCGCGACTACCCCGCCGGCTTCAGCGATGCGATCGCAGTCGCCGCCGTGGATAGCACCGACCAGAAGTCCAGCTTCTCCAACTACGGCTCCCATGTCGCCCTCTCCGCCCCGGGCACCGCTATCCGTAGCACCTATATCGGCGGCGGGTTTGCCACGTGGTCCGGCACGAGCTTTGCGGCACCGTTTGTCTCCGGTGCCGCCGCGCTGGTCCGCGCCGCCAGCCCGAGCCTGCCCGCCGATAAAGTGGGCGATGCCCTCACCAAGAGCGCGCGCTCGGTGGACAGTGTCAACCCCAGCTACGCCGGGCGCATCGGCAAGGGCGTGCTCAATATCCCCGGGGCGCTTGCGGTGAAGCCGTAG
- a CDS encoding AhpC/TSA family protein — protein sequence MQETQLDSRVLGAQAQTGETLEALTARKPTMIVFTRHLGCPFCREVLRILATRRAGIEATGIQLALVHMASEAQAAPFFASFGLGDLPRFADPRQQLYKAFGLQRMRWWEVFTPRFWLKGIAMTTRNGGGLPVGDVFQLAGAFVVFQGRIVQEIRTARSSDTLELPR from the coding sequence GGATTCCCGTGTGCTCGGGGCGCAGGCACAGACGGGGGAGACACTGGAGGCGCTCACGGCCCGCAAGCCGACCATGATTGTCTTTACACGCCACCTCGGCTGCCCGTTCTGCCGCGAGGTGCTACGGATTCTGGCGACCCGGCGTGCGGGGATCGAGGCGACCGGTATCCAGCTTGCCTTGGTGCACATGGCGAGCGAGGCGCAGGCCGCGCCGTTCTTCGCCAGCTTCGGCTTGGGCGATCTGCCGCGCTTCGCGGACCCGAGACAGCAGCTCTACAAGGCATTTGGTCTGCAGCGGATGCGCTGGTGGGAGGTCTTCACACCGCGTTTCTGGCTCAAGGGAATCGCGATGACCACACGCAACGGCGGCGGCCTGCCGGTAGGGGATGTGTTCCAGCTCGCGGGAGCGTTTGTGGTCTTTCAAGGACGCATCGTCCAAGAGATTCGCACGGCCCGCTCTAGCGATACCCTAGAGCTGCCTCGCTAG